One part of the Melospiza melodia melodia isolate bMelMel2 chromosome 3, bMelMel2.pri, whole genome shotgun sequence genome encodes these proteins:
- the BPNT1 gene encoding 3'(2'),5'-bisphosphate nucleotidase 1, with protein sequence MASPALLMRVVASAYSVAEKAATIVRNVMSAGDLGIVEKAGPNDLQTKADRLVQMSICASLARKFPKVTIIGEEELPTDDVTEDLIENGHSEEILKKPCPPQYTGIKEEELVIWVDPLDGTKEYTEGLLDHVTVLIGIAYGGKAIAGVINQPYYNYEAGANAVLGRTIWGVLGMGAFGFQLTEAPAGKHIVVTTRSHSSALVNECIAALNPDHVIRVGGAGNKIIQLIEGKASAYVFASPGCKKWDTCAPEAILHAVGGKLTDIRGNSFQYNKEVKHMNSAGVLATLRNYDYYASRIPNTVKESLVP encoded by the exons atggcttctccagctcttctcatGCGTGTGGTGGCCTCAGCATACTCTGTTGCAGAAAAAGCTGCAACAATTGTTAGAAATGTCATGTCTGCAGGAGATCTGGGCATAGTTGAGAAG GCTGGACCCAATGACTTGCAGACCAAAGCTGACCGACTGGTACAGATGAGCATTTGTGCTTCCCTGGCACGGAAGTTTCCCAAGGTGACAATCATAGGAGAAGAA GAGCTGCCCACTGATGATGTAACTGAGGATTTAATTGAAAATGGTCACTCTGAAGAAATACTGAAGAAACCTTGTCCTCCTCAGTACACAGGAATTAAAGAGGAAGAG CTTGTAATATGGGTTGATCCCTTGGATGGAACCAAGGAGTACACTGAAG GTCTCCTTGACCATGTAACAGTTCTCATTGGAATTGCCTATGGAGGCAAAGCAATAGCAGGAGTTATTAATCAGCCATATTACAACTATGAG GCAGGAGCTaatgctgtgctgggcaggacaATCTGGGGAGTGCTGGGCATGGGTGCCTTTGGCTTTCAGCTGACAGAAGCTCCTGCTGGCAAACACATCGTAGTTACCACGCGCTCCCACAGCAGTGCCCTGGTGAACGAGTGCATCGCTGCCTTGAACCCAGACCATGTCATCAGAGTTGGAGGAGCAGGAAACAAG ATCATTCAACTCATAGAAGGCAAAGCATCTGCTTATGTATTTGCCAGTCCTGGGTGCAAAAAGTGGGATACATGTGCACCTGAAGCTATCCTACATGCTGTGGGAG gcaagTTAACTGATATCCGTGGAAATTCATTTCAGTATAACAAGGAGGTGAAACACATGAATTCAGCTGGGGTCCTTGCCACTTTGAGAAATTATGACTACTATGCCAGTCGCATTCCAAACACTGTGAAAGAATCTCTTGTGCCTTAA